The Streptomyces tendae genome has a window encoding:
- a CDS encoding 3-hydroxyacyl-CoA dehydrogenase, giving the protein MTALDLSSPVAVVGTGTMGQGIAQVALVAGHPVRLYDAAPGQAGKAADAIGARLDRLVDKGRLTADGRDAARARLQPVDELSGLAGCALVVEAVLERLDVKQELFRALEDVVDDDCLLATNTSSLSVTAIGGALRVPGRFVGLHFFNPAPLLPLVEVVSGFATDVAYATRAFEAARAWGKTPVACADTPGFIVNRIARPFYAEAFAVYESQGADPATVDAVLRESGGFRMGAFELTDLIGQDVNESVTHSVWQAFFHDVRFTPSLAQRRLVESGRLGRKTGRGWYDHGEGAERPEPHTAAPAAPPAYVVAEGGLGPASELLDLIREAGIEVREAERNDGARLVLPSGGQLVLADGRISGEFRDVVHFDLALDYREATRIALAHASHTSPVTVTEATGLFQALGKKVSVIGDVPGMIVARTVARIIDLAVDAVAKGVATEEDVDTAMRLGVNYPLGPFEWSRRLGRGWAGSLLDELHGVDPSGRYAPSLALHRYACATDQREDTP; this is encoded by the coding sequence ATGACAGCACTCGACCTCAGCAGTCCCGTGGCCGTGGTCGGCACCGGCACCATGGGGCAGGGGATCGCCCAGGTCGCGCTGGTCGCGGGCCATCCCGTGCGGCTGTACGACGCCGCCCCGGGCCAGGCCGGCAAGGCCGCCGACGCGATCGGCGCCCGGCTCGACCGGCTGGTCGACAAGGGGCGTCTCACCGCCGACGGGCGGGACGCGGCCCGCGCCCGTCTGCAGCCCGTCGACGAGCTCTCCGGCCTCGCCGGCTGCGCCCTGGTCGTGGAGGCGGTCCTGGAGCGTCTCGACGTCAAGCAGGAGCTGTTCCGGGCGCTGGAGGACGTCGTCGACGACGACTGTCTCCTCGCCACCAACACCTCGTCCCTGTCGGTCACGGCGATCGGCGGCGCCCTGCGCGTGCCCGGCCGCTTCGTCGGCCTGCACTTCTTCAACCCCGCGCCGCTGCTGCCGCTCGTCGAGGTCGTCTCCGGCTTCGCCACGGACGTCGCGTACGCCACGCGTGCGTTCGAGGCGGCCCGCGCCTGGGGCAAGACGCCGGTGGCCTGTGCGGACACCCCCGGCTTCATCGTCAACCGCATCGCCCGCCCCTTCTACGCCGAGGCCTTCGCGGTGTACGAGTCGCAGGGCGCCGACCCGGCCACCGTCGACGCGGTGCTGCGCGAGTCCGGCGGCTTCCGGATGGGCGCCTTCGAGCTGACCGACCTCATCGGGCAGGACGTCAACGAGTCCGTGACGCACTCGGTGTGGCAGGCCTTCTTCCACGACGTGCGCTTCACGCCGTCCCTGGCGCAGCGCAGGCTGGTCGAGTCCGGCCGCCTCGGCCGCAAGACCGGCCGTGGCTGGTACGACCACGGGGAGGGCGCCGAGCGCCCCGAGCCGCACACCGCCGCGCCCGCCGCACCGCCCGCGTACGTCGTCGCCGAGGGTGGCCTCGGGCCGGCCTCGGAGCTGCTCGACCTGATCCGCGAGGCGGGCATCGAGGTGCGCGAGGCGGAGCGGAACGACGGCGCCCGGCTGGTGCTGCCGAGCGGCGGACAGCTGGTGCTCGCCGACGGGCGGATCTCCGGAGAGTTCCGTGACGTGGTCCATTTCGACCTGGCGCTGGACTACCGCGAGGCCACCCGCATCGCCCTGGCGCATGCCTCGCACACCTCGCCGGTCACGGTGACCGAGGCCACCGGACTGTTCCAGGCGCTCGGCAAGAAGGTGAGCGTCATCGGGGACGTCCCCGGGATGATCGTGGCGCGGACGGTGGCCCGGATCATCGACCTCGCGGTCGACGCGGTCGCCAAGGGCGTCGCCACCGAGGAGGACGTCGACACCGCGATGCGCCTGGGTGTGAACTACCCCCTCGGGCCCTTCGAGTGGAGCCGCCGGCTCGGCCGGGGCTGGGCCGGGTCCCTGCTGGACGAACTGCACGGGGTGGACCCGTCCGGCCGTTACGCGCCGTCCCTCGCCCTCCACCGGTACGCGTGCGCCACCGACCAGCGGGAGGACACTCCATGA
- a CDS encoding TetR/AcrR family transcriptional regulator, giving the protein MTTAKRDTYTPETLLSVAVQVFNERGYDGTSMEHLSKAAGISKSSIYHHVAGKEELLRRAVSRALDGLFEILDEEHARVGRAAERLEYVVRRMVEVLIAELPYVTLLLRVRGNTDTERWALERRREFDHRVAGLLKAAAADGDVREDIDVRLVTRLVFGMINSIVEWYRPDGRGMNEREVADAVAQLAFGGLRKAV; this is encoded by the coding sequence ATGACCACCGCCAAGCGGGACACCTACACCCCGGAGACGCTGCTGTCCGTCGCCGTGCAGGTGTTCAACGAACGCGGCTACGACGGCACCTCCATGGAGCACCTCTCCAAGGCCGCCGGCATCTCCAAGTCGTCGATCTACCACCACGTGGCCGGCAAGGAGGAACTGCTGCGCCGCGCGGTGAGCCGGGCGCTCGACGGTCTCTTCGAGATCCTCGATGAGGAGCACGCGCGCGTGGGGCGCGCGGCCGAGCGCCTGGAGTACGTCGTACGGCGCATGGTCGAGGTGCTGATCGCGGAGCTGCCCTACGTGACGCTGCTGCTGCGGGTGCGCGGCAACACGGACACCGAGCGGTGGGCCCTGGAGCGACGGCGCGAGTTCGACCACCGGGTGGCCGGGCTGCTGAAGGCGGCGGCGGCCGACGGGGACGTGCGCGAGGACATAGACGTACGGCTGGTGACCCGGCTGGTCTTCGGCATGATCAACTCCATCGTGGAGTGGTACCGGCCGGACGGGCGCGGCATGAACGAGCGCGAGGTGGCCGACGCGGTGGCGCAGCTGGCCTTCGGGGGATTGCGCAAGGCGGTCTGA
- a CDS encoding Lrp/AsnC family transcriptional regulator, protein MAEGQEGTGPLPPARPLDAIDQDILRMLQADGRASIRSVAERVHVSRANAYARINRLVEDGVIRGFGARVDHERAGHGTSAYITLKIVQNTWRTVREQLRQLPGASHIALVGGDFDVLLLVHTPDNRALRELVLTRLQAIPEVLSTRTLLVFEEEDLEPQG, encoded by the coding sequence ATGGCCGAGGGGCAGGAGGGGACCGGACCGCTGCCGCCGGCGCGGCCCCTCGACGCGATCGACCAGGACATCCTGCGCATGCTGCAGGCGGACGGCCGCGCGTCGATACGGTCGGTCGCCGAACGGGTGCACGTCTCCCGGGCGAACGCGTACGCGCGGATCAACCGGCTCGTCGAGGACGGGGTCATCCGCGGTTTCGGAGCCCGCGTCGACCACGAACGGGCCGGTCACGGCACGTCGGCGTACATCACCCTGAAGATCGTGCAGAACACCTGGCGCACGGTGCGCGAGCAGCTCCGGCAGCTCCCCGGCGCCTCGCACATCGCTCTGGTGGGCGGGGACTTCGACGTGCTGCTGCTGGTGCACACACCGGACAACCGGGCGCTGCGCGAGCTGGTGCTGACCCGGCTCCAGGCCATCCCCGAGGTGCTGAGCACCCGCACGCTGCTCGTCTTCGAGGAGGAGGACCTGGAGCCGCAGGGGTGA
- the pdhA gene encoding pyruvate dehydrogenase (acetyl-transferring) E1 component subunit alpha, whose amino-acid sequence MTVMEQRGAYRPTPPPAWQPRTDPAPLLPDAEPYRVLGTEAATKADAGLLRRLYAELVKGRRYNAQATALTKQGRLAVYPSSTGQEACEVAAALVLEERDWLFPSYRDTLAVVARGVDPVEALTLLRGDWHTGYDPREHRVAPLSTPLATQLPHAVGLAHAARLKGDDVVALAMVGDGGTSEGDFHEALNFAAVWQAPVVFLVQNNGFAISVPLAKQTAAPSLAHKAVGYGMPGRLVDGNDAAAVHEVLADAVRRARAGGGPTLVEAITYRVDAHTNADDATRYRGDSEVETWRQHDPITLLEGELTGRGLLDEAGVETARQDAETMAADLRARMNQDAELDPMDLFTHVYAEPTPQLLAQREQLRAELAAEAESEGTQA is encoded by the coding sequence ATGACGGTCATGGAGCAGCGGGGGGCCTACCGGCCGACCCCGCCGCCCGCCTGGCAGCCCCGTACCGACCCCGCCCCGCTGCTGCCGGACGCGGAGCCGTACCGCGTGCTAGGCACCGAGGCGGCGACGAAGGCCGACGCCGGCCTGCTGCGCCGGCTGTACGCGGAGCTGGTGAAGGGCCGCCGGTACAACGCGCAGGCCACCGCTCTCACCAAGCAGGGCCGCCTCGCGGTGTACCCCTCCAGCACCGGCCAGGAGGCCTGCGAGGTCGCCGCCGCCCTGGTGCTCGAGGAGCGCGACTGGCTGTTCCCGAGCTACCGCGACACCCTCGCCGTCGTCGCCCGGGGCGTGGACCCGGTCGAGGCGCTCACCCTGCTGCGCGGCGACTGGCACACCGGCTACGACCCCCGTGAGCACCGGGTGGCGCCGCTGAGCACCCCGCTCGCCACCCAGCTGCCGCACGCCGTCGGTCTCGCCCACGCCGCCCGTCTCAAGGGTGACGACGTGGTCGCGCTCGCCATGGTCGGCGACGGCGGCACCAGCGAGGGCGACTTCCACGAGGCGTTGAACTTCGCCGCCGTCTGGCAGGCCCCCGTGGTCTTCCTCGTGCAGAACAACGGCTTCGCGATCTCCGTCCCGCTCGCCAAGCAGACCGCGGCCCCGTCGCTGGCCCACAAGGCCGTCGGCTACGGCATGCCCGGCCGCCTGGTCGACGGCAACGACGCCGCCGCCGTGCACGAGGTCCTCGCCGACGCCGTACGGCGTGCCCGCGCGGGCGGCGGCCCGACCCTGGTCGAGGCGATCACCTACCGCGTGGACGCCCACACCAACGCCGACGACGCGACCCGCTACCGCGGCGACTCCGAGGTCGAGACGTGGCGACAGCACGACCCGATCACCCTGCTGGAGGGGGAGCTGACCGGGCGCGGCCTGCTGGACGAGGCCGGCGTCGAGACCGCCCGGCAGGACGCCGAGACCATGGCCGCCGACCTGCGCGCCCGCATGAACCAGGACGCGGAGCTCGACCCCATGGACCTGTTCACGCACGTCTACGCCGAGCCGACCCCCCAGCTGCTGGCCCAGCGCGAGCAGCTGCGCGCGGAGCTGGCGGCCGAGGCCGAGTCGGAGGGGACGCAGGCATGA